TCGACGTACAGTGAAGCTGGCGGGGTGGGAAAAACCACGACCGCGGCAAACTTGGCAGTCGCGCACGCGCGTGCGGGACTCAAACCACTCGTCGTCCCACTTGACCCCCAGGACGGTGACCTCTCTCGACTCTTCGGCGTCGACGACCAGCGAACCGAGTCGGTGGACAATCTCGTTCGACACATGATCCGCCGTCCGAAGGGCGAGTTCGAGGATCTGATTCGGACAGTCGAAGGCGTCGACATCGTTCCCGAACACAATATGCTCTCGGACCTCTCGGAGTACCTCCAGCGAGAGAAAGACCAATCGGAGGCAATGGGCGAAGCGTTCGGCGTCCACGCGCAACTACTTCGCGTTCTCCGTGAGGCAAACGTTCCCGACGAGTACGACGTACTCATCTGCGACCCTCCTGCGACGGAGGGGCCACATCTCTATAACGCGATTCACGCCACTCGGTCGCTCGTCATTCCCGTCGAACCGAGTGCCAAAGGGCGGGCGGCGGTTGAAGGGTTGGAAGCGCTCGTCGCCGGTTTCGAAGAACAACTCGACATCGACGTCGGCGTACTCGCTGCCGTTCCTGTCGCGTTCAAGGATACCCGAGACCAGCGTACCGTTCTCAATGAGATCGACTACGCGATCCCGGAGGTTATCGGCGAGCGGGCATCGTTGATGGAAGGTTGCTGGATGCAGCAGTGTTCGGCGTTCACCTACGTCCGCGAACACCGCGATCGCGACCGAGAGTATGAACTGGAGACGCTCGCGCAGTTCGACCGGCTCGCACGTCACCTGGAGGAAACAGTCGGTATCGAAGCCCCAAACCCT
The sequence above is drawn from the Haloprofundus salinisoli genome and encodes:
- a CDS encoding ParA family protein → MLAYSTYSEAGGVGKTTTAANLAVAHARAGLKPLVVPLDPQDGDLSRLFGVDDQRTESVDNLVRHMIRRPKGEFEDLIRTVEGVDIVPEHNMLSDLSEYLQREKDQSEAMGEAFGVHAQLLRVLREANVPDEYDVLICDPPATEGPHLYNAIHATRSLVIPVEPSAKGRAAVEGLEALVAGFEEQLDIDVGVLAAVPVAFKDTRDQRTVLNEIDYAIPEVIGERASLMEGCWMQQCSAFTYVREHRDRDREYELETLAQFDRLARHLEETVGIEAPNPPEPGDLTHEVPLP